The following are encoded in a window of Onthophagus taurus isolate NC chromosome 3, IU_Otau_3.0, whole genome shotgun sequence genomic DNA:
- the LOC111423986 gene encoding piggyBac transposable element-derived protein 4-like, with protein sequence MYSYEEEQKRLTKLWQEVLSDEDEHYSSQDEESLFGDVYLSDEYQCESSVDSESSSKRTSSKLRKRRHKKHPPKNGEKHQKHPITGNEPSTSATGAKTSSNVSTEAQHVADVIETVIANMTQDSDSDSDETLLPSTTDAATQNANITWGPVTGNNLRQIMFSEANTVGFDPQIHENFHDKTPCEFYSLFVNDDILELMVTNCMLQFFLVTLLLFFEKVVETNRYAAQCLAKNQLRRARITSWHDTTVPEMKKFLGIVLWMGLCQFPTLQAYWSKSPIYKNFITGVMSRNRFQLLSKMLHFSDNSEVTEDRLQKLTPLVLKLKEVFQRIYVPGEYVCIDETLVPFQGRLKFKQYIANKRHKFGIKVFKLCLEGGYTYDFKIYCGKEQTDGGGVPTNVVLNLMKDLLHKGRTLCTDNYYTSVTLAHELLRRETHLIGTLRTNRKFNPKNVITKKLKLGETIAEESNSGIVVQKWKDKRDVLTLSTKYTDEMVTVQRRRGEVCKPKNVIEYNKFKAFIDIADQKKSYNSSLRKTLKWYKKLAIELLTGTAFINAYIAYRDIANEPMSITKFRESVIFGLLQLEEHEQTVTTNDHKLVNLGRKLRRRCVACYSQHSQEMGRKEALKKTPQSMLKCEACDKHYCLECFF encoded by the coding sequence ATGTACTCGTACGAGGAAGAACAAAAGAGATTGACGAAGTTATGGCAGGAGGTGCTGTCTGATGAAGATGAACACTACAGCAGTCAAGATGAAGAATCACTGTTTGGAGACGTCTATCTTTCTGATGAATATCAATGTGAGTCGTCAGTAGATTCTGAATCATCATCGAAGAGGACATCTTCCAAATTACGTAAGAGAAGGCACAAGAAACATCCCCCGAAGAATGgagaaaaacatcaaaaacacCCAATTACAGGTAACGAACCGTCGACAAGTGCAACGGGTGCGAAAACTTCAAGTAATGTTTCAACTGAGGCGCAACATGTTGCTGACGTTATTGAAACTGTAATTGCAAATATGACTCAAGACTCTGACTCGGATTCCGATGAAACTCTTTTACCGTCAACCACTGATGCCGCTACGCAAAACGCAAACATCACTTGGGGTCCTGTAACCGGCAACAACTTGCGTCAAATTATGTTCTCTGAAGCAAATACCGTGGGATTTGATCCACAAATTCATGAAAATTTCCATGACAAGACTCCTTGTGAATTTTATAGCCTATTTGTGAATGATGACATCTTAGAGTTGATGGTAACTAATTGTATGCTGCAGTTTTTTCTTGTtactttattgttatttttcgaaaaGGTCGTGGAAACGAATAGGTATGCAGCACAATGTCTTGCAAAGAATCAACTTCGACGGGCTCGGATAACCTCTTGGCATGATACAACTGTAcctgaaatgaaaaaattccTGGGTATTGTTTTATGGATGGGGCTCTGTCAGTTCCCAACGCTTCAAGCTTATTGGTCCAAGAGCCCTATATATAAGAACTTCATCACAGGCGTAATGTCCCGAAACCGTTTTCAGTTGCTATCTAAGATGCTACACTTCAGCGATAATTCTGAAGTAACCGAAGATAGGCTTCAGAAACTTACACCACTTGTTCTGAAACTCAAAGAAGTCTTCCAACGAATATACGTTCCAGGAGAATATGTGTGCATCGACGAAACATTGGTGCCATTCCAGGGACGGCTCAAGTTCAAACAATACATTGCCAATAAAAGACACAAATTTGGCATAAAGGTATTCAAGTTGTGCCTAGAGGGCGGTTACACCTACGACTTCAAAATATACTGCGGTAAGGAGCAGACAGACGGAGGTGGCGTTCCAACTAACGTTGTTTTGAACTTGATGAAAGATTTACTTCATAAAGGGAGAACTCTTTGCACTGATAACTACTACACCTCAGTAACTCTTGCTCACGAACTACTACGCCGTGAAACTCATTTGATTGGAACGTTACGAACAAACAGAAAATTCAATCCCAAGAATGTTATAACGAAAAAACTCAAACTTGGGGAAACCATCGCTGAAGAAAGCAATTCAGGAATAGTAGTTCAAAAATGGAAGGATAAGAGAGACGTGCTGACATTGAGCACGAAATATACCGATGAAATGGTGACCGTGCAGAGAAGACGAGGTGAAGTCTGCaaaccaaaaaatgttatcgaaTATAACAAGTTCAAAGCCTTCATTGATATCGCcgatcaaaaaaaaagttacaattcCTCACTACGTAAAACATTGAAGTGGTATAAAAAACTTGCCATTGAACTTTTGACTGGCACTGCTTTCATCAATGCTTACATCGCTTATAGAGACATCGCCAATGAGCCCATGTCTATAACAAAATTCAGAGAATCAGTAATATTTGGTCTTCTGCAACTTGAAGAACATGAACAGACGGTTACGACAAACGACCACAAGCTAGTCAACCTCGGTAGAAAACTAAGAAGGCGCTGTGTGGCCTGTTACTCACAACATAGTCAAGAAATGGGCAGAAAAGAAGCACTCAAAAAAACTCCGCAAAGTATGTTGAAATGCGAGGCTTGTGACAAACATTATTGccttgaatgttttttttga